The following coding sequences lie in one Flagellimonas eckloniae genomic window:
- a CDS encoding phosphopantetheine-binding protein — MQERYQKLKEIVQIYLPDDVSADDIQLESNFTQELNINSANLVDIVLDVEDAFDIMLENEDMDGMLTVADALKIIDTKIADK; from the coding sequence ATGCAAGAACGATATCAAAAATTAAAGGAAATAGTTCAAATCTACCTGCCGGATGATGTTTCTGCAGATGATATACAATTGGAAAGCAACTTTACACAGGAACTGAACATTAACTCTGCAAATTTGGTGGATATTGTTCTGGATGTTGAAGATGCTTTTGACATTATGTTGGAGAATGAGGATATGGACGGAATGCTAACTGTAGCAGACGCATTAAAAATCATAGACACAAAAATAGCCGATAAATGA
- a CDS encoding YceI family protein encodes MKTVLVSFFLFIGLSVPNLNGQSQKLGNAEISFEFVSTGVKGTMAGFKTESKVDLDNLENSFFKGSVASETIDTNNGLRNWSLRSGKYFDVDDYPSISFESNHLVFEGSDLIVKGNLSIKETTKPITVKFIRKGSQLVGTTSLYSIDYGIKIKKKREDNLVKVKMIFDIIP; translated from the coding sequence ATGAAAACTGTATTGGTATCCTTTTTTCTATTCATTGGACTTTCAGTTCCTAATCTCAATGGTCAATCCCAGAAACTAGGTAATGCAGAAATATCGTTTGAATTTGTTTCCACTGGGGTAAAGGGAACCATGGCGGGTTTTAAGACCGAATCCAAAGTTGATTTGGATAACTTGGAAAATTCTTTTTTTAAAGGTTCGGTTGCCTCAGAAACCATCGACACCAACAATGGATTACGCAACTGGTCTTTGCGGAGTGGAAAATATTTTGATGTTGATGATTACCCATCAATTTCATTTGAAAGCAATCATCTTGTTTTTGAAGGTAGTGACTTGATAGTAAAGGGCAACCTTTCAATTAAGGAAACTACTAAACCAATTACAGTGAAATTTATCAGAAAGGGAAGTCAACTTGTTGGAACAACAAGCCTATATTCCATTGATTACGGAATCAAAATCAAGAAAAAAAGAGAAGACAATCTTGTAAAGGTTAAAATGATATTTGATATAATTCCCTAG
- a CDS encoding EamA family transporter — MGKSSNSALVVLAFFAIYVIWGSTYLLNKIAVLELPPFMLASFRFTTAGLLIFILARLLGIKISITKKQLWNTIIAGFLFLSFGNGVVVWALKYVDSGFAALEISAQPLIILLLMRILQGKRIQPMSVIGVVLGVIGIYLLVSQKQIITKEGTVLGMVMIFFCMLSWGYGSLFVSKADLPTNYFVNTGYQMFTGGIMLAIMSLGFGENWSSPLVWTGKVQIVMILLVIFGSILAFTSFNYLLKSVSPEKVATSTYVNPIVALILGWYFLNEQITTQSVIAATVLLTGVYFINTKKTLAIFERFKR; from the coding sequence ATGGGAAAATCCTCAAATTCTGCACTGGTGGTCTTGGCTTTTTTTGCTATTTATGTAATCTGGGGGTCTACGTACTTATTAAATAAGATTGCTGTCCTGGAACTTCCGCCTTTTATGTTGGCATCTTTTCGGTTTACCACAGCAGGTCTTTTGATTTTTATTTTAGCCAGACTTTTAGGGATAAAAATATCCATCACAAAAAAACAGCTTTGGAATACGATAATCGCCGGTTTTTTGTTCTTAAGCTTTGGCAATGGCGTTGTTGTTTGGGCTCTTAAGTATGTTGATTCAGGGTTTGCTGCACTGGAAATTTCTGCACAACCATTGATTATTTTGTTGTTGATGCGAATATTACAGGGAAAACGAATACAGCCCATGTCCGTTATTGGTGTTGTTCTTGGGGTAATAGGGATTTATCTTCTAGTTAGCCAAAAACAGATTATCACCAAGGAAGGCACCGTTTTGGGAATGGTGATGATATTTTTCTGTATGCTTAGTTGGGGATACGGAAGCCTCTTTGTTTCAAAAGCAGACCTACCAACAAATTACTTTGTAAACACCGGATACCAGATGTTTACCGGAGGGATTATGCTTGCTATCATGAGCTTGGGATTTGGGGAAAATTGGTCATCTCCATTAGTATGGACAGGAAAAGTGCAAATTGTAATGATTTTACTGGTTATTTTTGGAAGTATCTTGGCCTTTACTTCCTTTAATTACCTACTGAAATCCGTTTCTCCGGAAAAAGTAGCTACTTCCACTTATGTAAATCCCATAGTCGCATTGATTCTAGGGTGGTATTTTTTAAACGAACAGATTACCACGCAATCCGTCATTGCTGCCACTGTTCTGTTAACAGGGGTCTATTTTATAAATACAAAAAAGACCTTGGCCATTTTTGAAAGGTTTAAAAGATAG
- a CDS encoding sensor histidine kinase — protein MGRNLFLCLLGFIVGILFYSFHNFNVKPNVSELLLNGVLGITISYAFHYSNLFLNKTIGWKKQTGFRLLSGIMVHLFIGFGFVLLALKSYEFIRPEYVFFSKEGVNVLLEIGILLFCTVLIYNVIYFAFYSYQQYTRGQVLQVRFERKQTELQLKALKSQLSPHFLFNSLNTLSSLFQKDVKKADVFIRSLARSYQYTLTTYKDVLVSIKDELAFVDSYCFMVKTRFGDYLSLDLQLSDKELKSKIPPLTLQMLVENAVKHNIINEENQLKVEIKAKNGFLEISNNKTVKRPEVKSLKIGLKNIISRYELLGYKKVQVIDDDIFTVILPLLA, from the coding sequence ATGGGAAGGAACCTTTTTTTGTGTCTTCTTGGCTTCATTGTAGGCATTTTGTTCTACAGTTTTCACAATTTCAATGTAAAACCAAACGTATCAGAACTTTTGCTGAACGGGGTACTTGGAATCACTATCAGCTACGCTTTTCATTATTCCAATTTGTTTTTGAACAAAACCATAGGCTGGAAAAAGCAAACAGGGTTCAGACTTTTATCGGGAATAATGGTGCACTTATTTATTGGCTTTGGGTTTGTTTTATTGGCTCTTAAGAGCTACGAATTTATTAGACCGGAGTATGTGTTTTTTTCCAAGGAAGGGGTTAATGTGTTGTTGGAAATAGGGATCTTACTGTTCTGCACCGTTTTAATATACAATGTCATTTATTTTGCATTCTACTCCTACCAGCAGTATACAAGGGGTCAAGTCTTGCAAGTACGTTTTGAACGAAAGCAAACGGAACTTCAATTAAAAGCATTGAAATCCCAACTCAGTCCACATTTTCTTTTTAATAGCCTTAATACCTTATCCTCTTTGTTTCAAAAGGATGTAAAAAAGGCCGACGTGTTTATACGTTCGTTGGCAAGGTCATATCAATATACACTTACTACGTACAAAGATGTTTTGGTATCCATTAAAGATGAATTGGCTTTTGTGGATTCTTATTGTTTTATGGTAAAAACGCGTTTTGGAGATTATTTGTCCTTAGATCTACAATTATCAGATAAAGAATTGAAAAGTAAAATACCCCCATTGACCCTTCAAATGTTAGTTGAAAATGCAGTTAAGCACAACATTATCAATGAAGAAAACCAATTAAAAGTGGAAATTAAAGCTAAGAATGGGTTTCTGGAAATAAGCAATAATAAGACGGTAAAACGTCCGGAAGTTAAATCTTTGAAAATAGGCCTCAAAAATATTATTTCCAGGTATGAACTTCTTGGGTACAAAAAGGTTCAGGTAATTGATGATGACATTTTCACGGTAATATTACCCTTACTTGCATGA
- a CDS encoding histidine kinase, whose protein sequence is MKKLFIHKPFFRLLSPLFSGTLVYLLILLINNSVADLNENFFGQELYVCIGLAYLIQEYVRFSIVIFKRIARPSSFVYRIALQIVSTLMINIVLVSLAMHVYFTKVLLYSLNSRELLIFNSIFSVIALIYILLYVSHQFLFKINTEKLEKEEWARQEIEEDFVEFKRDINPMLLFESLEAILAIMKEDPDKAELVTDRFALVYRYFLSRKKDELVPVKEEVEILEELIQLLSELPYRKVSLGKVELGNTLTVPGSMLQLLELIMRTTIPSKNKSLVVDIKESENEIIFKYIHEEKINKNLNINDLKFLSKEFSYYASQPIQILHEEDFKTIHLPKLTLA, encoded by the coding sequence ATGAAAAAACTTTTTATCCATAAACCGTTTTTTAGGCTATTGAGTCCTCTGTTTAGTGGAACCTTGGTATATCTTCTCATTTTACTGATCAATAATTCCGTTGCTGACCTTAATGAAAACTTTTTTGGACAAGAGCTATATGTGTGTATCGGACTTGCTTATCTAATTCAGGAATATGTCCGTTTCTCCATTGTAATATTTAAGCGCATTGCAAGACCTTCTTCCTTTGTGTATAGGATAGCGCTGCAGATCGTAAGCACACTTATGATCAATATCGTTTTGGTATCCTTGGCAATGCACGTTTACTTCACAAAAGTACTTTTGTATTCACTTAATAGCAGGGAGCTATTAATTTTCAATAGTATTTTCTCTGTTATTGCTTTGATTTACATATTGTTATACGTAAGCCATCAATTTTTATTTAAGATAAATACTGAAAAGCTGGAGAAAGAAGAGTGGGCCAGACAAGAAATAGAAGAAGATTTTGTAGAGTTCAAGAGAGATATTAATCCAATGTTGCTTTTTGAGAGCCTTGAAGCCATATTGGCCATTATGAAAGAGGACCCAGATAAAGCAGAATTGGTTACAGATCGCTTTGCGTTGGTTTACAGATATTTTTTATCAAGGAAAAAGGATGAGCTTGTCCCTGTTAAAGAAGAAGTTGAAATCCTTGAAGAGTTGATACAATTACTTTCAGAATTACCTTATAGGAAAGTAAGTTTAGGAAAAGTAGAGCTTGGAAATACGCTCACGGTACCTGGAAGTATGTTGCAACTTCTTGAGCTTATAATGCGAACCACAATACCTTCTAAAAACAAGTCATTGGTTGTTGATATTAAAGAATCTGAAAATGAAATTATATTTAAATATATACATGAAGAAAAGATAAATAAGAATTTAAATATCAATGATTTAAAATTTTTATCGAAAGAGTTTAGTTATTATGCTTCACAGCCTATACAAATACTTCATGAAGAAGACTTTAAAACCATCCATTTACCAAAACTGACCCTAGCATGA
- a CDS encoding LytR/AlgR family response regulator transcription factor, which produces MKIAIIEDEPLAAEKLQRYLLKYSEEIEVLATLPSLETAIPWIEEHQQKVDLFFMDIQLIDGLSFEIFTKTSVQKPVIFTTAFDEFAIDAFKVNSIDYLMKPIMFTDLSRALQKLKSLKAQFSNPVELVPLIQKIQEKVFKDRFLVRMGNHIHSVPSTTINAFFAEGRDVYLVTDIGKKYIIEYKLEALEELLDPKHFFRVNRTFIVHLNAITDVTVYANRRLKLALSSKLDKEVIISREKVADFKKWFEGLA; this is translated from the coding sequence ATGAAAATTGCCATTATAGAAGACGAACCATTGGCAGCGGAAAAGTTACAGCGCTATCTTTTAAAATATAGTGAAGAAATTGAAGTGTTGGCCACATTGCCATCTTTAGAAACCGCCATACCGTGGATAGAGGAGCATCAACAAAAAGTGGATTTGTTTTTTATGGACATTCAATTGATAGATGGGCTTAGTTTTGAAATTTTCACAAAGACTTCAGTACAAAAACCTGTTATTTTCACAACTGCTTTTGATGAGTTTGCCATTGATGCCTTTAAGGTGAACAGTATTGACTATTTAATGAAACCGATTATGTTCACGGACTTGTCCAGAGCACTTCAGAAACTAAAATCATTGAAGGCGCAGTTTTCAAATCCGGTAGAATTGGTTCCGTTGATTCAAAAAATACAGGAAAAAGTCTTTAAGGATAGGTTTTTAGTGCGGATGGGCAATCACATCCATTCTGTTCCAAGCACTACCATAAATGCCTTTTTTGCCGAAGGAAGAGATGTTTATTTAGTAACAGATATAGGCAAGAAGTATATCATTGAGTATAAATTGGAAGCTTTGGAAGAACTGTTGGACCCAAAACACTTTTTTAGGGTAAACAGAACATTTATTGTTCATCTAAATGCAATTACAGATGTTACGGTTTATGCCAACCGAAGATTAAAATTGGCATTGAGCTCAAAATTGGACAAGGAAGTTATCATAAGCAGGGAAAAAGTGGCCGATTTTAAAAAATGGTTTGAAGGATTGGCTTAA
- a CDS encoding Crp/Fnr family transcriptional regulator, translated as MIRSNLELAAYIQILYKKGAYDIREEQFNAKHKIIEQDRRYNRVYVIIEGISKCYISDENGKEFIQEFLGEGMEFGELEVFSKKHTICSIETITPLKTLSISHSGFNELLEKDSLFNQLVMKALADKIRYKAPRHSYQHSYPIEDNLLRLKKIFPEFTSVISKKDIANYIGFTVRSLNRALKDLKEKNNQI; from the coding sequence ATGATTAGATCTAACTTAGAATTAGCCGCTTATATACAAATACTGTATAAGAAAGGAGCTTATGATATTAGAGAAGAACAGTTTAATGCCAAACATAAAATAATTGAACAGGACAGAAGGTATAATAGGGTCTACGTTATTATTGAGGGAATTTCAAAATGTTATATTTCTGATGAAAATGGAAAGGAATTTATCCAAGAATTTTTGGGTGAGGGAATGGAATTTGGAGAATTGGAGGTATTTAGTAAAAAACATACTATATGCTCCATCGAAACCATAACTCCTTTAAAAACCCTTTCCATTTCACACTCTGGGTTTAATGAACTTTTAGAAAAAGACAGTCTTTTTAATCAATTGGTCATGAAGGCCCTTGCAGATAAAATTAGATATAAGGCTCCGAGACACTCTTACCAGCACTCCTACCCTATTGAAGATAACTTGCTACGGTTAAAAAAAATATTTCCAGAATTTACCTCTGTGATATCCAAAAAAGATATTGCCAATTATATTGGGTTTACAGTAAGAAGTCTAAACAGGGCTTTAAAAGATCTAAAAGAAAAAAACAACCAGATTTAA
- a CDS encoding MFS transporter produces the protein MQPKKNGIYTPKFVLICLSSLFFSASYNMLIPELPSYLSSLGGAKYIGLIIALFTLTAGVSRPFSGKLTDTVGRKPVMLFGAMVCLVCGLFYPVLTTVYGFLLLRLFHGFSTGFTPTAASTFVSDVVPKERLGEAMGIQGIAFSTGLALGPALGSYIKLYFSYSVLFYSSSIVAFLALVLILNLKETLPKKERFRLGILKISKNDIIAFEALPPAIITFLAYVGFGVILTLIPDWTAAVGFVNKGVFFIVFTVSSLLVRFMAGRFSDRYGREKVIVVGLVLLLIALSVIGYVNTKSGLLIGASIYGLAMGIMSPAINAWTIDLSRPKQKGKAMATMYIALETSIGLGALCSGWYYQEAIQRIPVIMYSCAGLALLGVGYILLLKRNNIAKY, from the coding sequence ATGCAGCCCAAAAAAAATGGAATATACACACCGAAGTTTGTACTTATCTGTCTAAGTTCTCTTTTCTTTTCGGCAAGTTATAATATGCTGATTCCTGAACTTCCATCGTACTTGAGCAGTTTGGGAGGGGCAAAATATATAGGGCTGATTATAGCTCTTTTTACTCTTACGGCGGGTGTTTCCAGACCTTTCAGTGGTAAGTTAACGGATACTGTTGGGCGAAAACCGGTGATGCTTTTTGGTGCAATGGTCTGTTTGGTTTGTGGATTGTTTTATCCTGTACTGACCACCGTATATGGTTTCTTGTTATTACGCTTGTTTCATGGTTTTTCCACTGGGTTTACGCCAACGGCAGCTTCTACTTTTGTATCTGATGTAGTGCCAAAAGAAAGACTCGGAGAGGCAATGGGCATACAAGGAATAGCTTTTAGTACAGGCTTGGCTTTAGGTCCAGCACTGGGAAGCTATATTAAACTCTATTTTTCGTATTCAGTACTATTTTATAGCTCCTCCATTGTCGCTTTTTTAGCTCTTGTGTTGATATTGAATTTAAAAGAGACACTACCAAAAAAAGAACGGTTTAGACTGGGAATATTAAAGATATCAAAGAATGACATTATTGCCTTTGAAGCATTACCACCGGCAATAATCACTTTTTTAGCATACGTTGGCTTCGGAGTTATCCTGACGCTGATCCCAGATTGGACAGCGGCAGTAGGCTTTGTGAACAAAGGGGTGTTTTTTATTGTTTTTACTGTTTCGTCTTTGTTGGTTCGGTTTATGGCAGGAAGATTTTCTGACCGTTACGGTAGAGAGAAAGTAATCGTTGTGGGCCTTGTTTTGCTTTTAATTGCTTTAAGTGTAATTGGCTACGTAAACACGAAATCTGGACTGCTGATCGGGGCATCAATATATGGTCTAGCAATGGGTATAATGTCACCAGCAATCAATGCATGGACCATAGATTTAAGCCGACCTAAACAAAAAGGAAAAGCAATGGCAACTATGTACATTGCATTGGAAACTAGCATTGGGTTAGGGGCGCTTTGTTCTGGGTGGTACTATCAAGAAGCCATTCAGCGAATTCCAGTAATAATGTATAGTTGTGCCGGATTGGCACTCCTTGGAGTGGGATATATTCTTTTACTAAAAAGAAATAATATCGCTAAATATTAA
- a CDS encoding cold-shock protein, whose protein sequence is MAKSQQTYNKSEREKKRLKKREEKQKKKEARKAEAKESGKSGIQFAYVDHNGNLTDTPPDPSQKMAVEAESITLGIPKKEEGDEEEFDPVRNGKVSFFDTSKGFGFIIDTENQEKYFCHVSGLIDEIAENDKVSFELEKGMKGMNAVRVKKI, encoded by the coding sequence ATGGCTAAATCGCAACAGACGTACAACAAATCTGAAAGAGAAAAAAAACGCTTAAAGAAAAGAGAAGAAAAGCAGAAAAAGAAGGAAGCCAGAAAAGCTGAAGCTAAAGAAAGCGGCAAGTCAGGCATCCAGTTTGCGTACGTAGACCATAACGGTAATTTAACCGATACTCCACCAGATCCCTCCCAAAAAATGGCTGTAGAAGCCGAAAGCATTACACTTGGTATTCCTAAAAAGGAAGAGGGTGATGAAGAAGAATTTGACCCAGTACGAAATGGAAAAGTCTCTTTCTTTGATACCTCAAAAGGTTTCGGGTTTATTATTGATACCGAAAATCAAGAAAAATATTTTTGTCATGTTAGCGGCTTAATTGATGAGATTGCTGAGAATGACAAGGTATCCTTTGAACTTGAAAAAGGAATGAAGGGCATGAATGCCGTTCGCGTCAAGAAAATATAA
- a CDS encoding TonB-dependent receptor domain-containing protein yields the protein MKSIWLFLLVFFTCVQSLLGQLTGSVQDKDKNEIPYANITLLSSPEAVLQTGTITDENGMFELDFPDSGTYIFRVSLLAFETWESEPFTITSNSQQLSFPPITLLEEVTSLEGVAVVGKRKLIQRTQEGSVINVQESILTKGSSALQLLERSPGVLLDQRNNSFSLNGKSGTLIMINGKPQRIPTADLIAMLSGMSADNIEKIELLTNPSARYDVDGTAGIINIVLSKNEALGLRGSINLSAGYGEGPKQTTGFTLTYGSERSNLFGSYTFSYDDFFHGWIGRGVTDLPVLGGNTEIVFQSDMYQINRSHNFNVGYEYKLSETSLIGTNLVYNQSSPLTSTRNRGLYDFTIDPFLEAQIRLDGDGMWENLNASMYFETKKEKNTFAVTADYINYNNQSPNRVNSSYFDEDGVQFQPESEIYNEGNRGFSETNINLGVLKLDYKHILSKDVSMEFGLKTSLSKTVNDAKIEILEGDTFISDERFINNIENEEKIGAVYSLADFHLNKKLKAQLGLRYEYWDQNFDDSSLNRSFGKLFPSIFITHALSDTTALSLAYTKRITRPNYSDLASSLTYNGPTSVFSGNPQLLPAITDNITLTYNNKSFSFSVLASKEENQIARFQVTRNEASTIAVIAPVNLQYQRSLDIQTNIPINISNWWNINLNGTAGIRSFKLLHTDEKLKHNYSHYNFNGNQTFLLPKNLSLELSGWYTSQHFNASIRVEGFGSLNAGIKKEFKNGSSLQFSVTDIFESIDIESRIGTLTREAFGDEFLVNYSPESGFSRIYRISFSYPFGNKKVKGTNTRSGADVEKSRI from the coding sequence ATGAAATCAATCTGGCTATTCCTTTTAGTTTTTTTCACTTGCGTTCAAAGTCTTTTAGGGCAGCTTACAGGTTCCGTCCAGGATAAAGACAAAAATGAGATACCATATGCCAACATTACCTTGCTTAGTTCTCCCGAAGCAGTTTTACAAACAGGAACTATAACTGATGAAAATGGAATGTTTGAACTTGATTTTCCAGATTCTGGAACTTATATTTTTAGGGTAAGTCTACTTGCATTTGAAACCTGGGAATCTGAGCCTTTTACGATTACCTCAAATTCACAACAACTATCCTTTCCTCCCATTACGTTATTGGAAGAGGTAACATCACTAGAAGGTGTTGCAGTTGTAGGCAAGAGAAAGTTAATACAAAGAACTCAAGAAGGAAGTGTAATTAATGTACAAGAAAGTATTCTTACCAAAGGTAGTTCCGCCCTGCAGTTACTTGAACGTTCTCCCGGAGTTCTCTTAGATCAGCGAAACAATAGTTTTTCCTTAAATGGAAAAAGTGGAACATTGATTATGATCAATGGTAAACCACAACGCATACCAACCGCGGATTTAATTGCCATGCTTAGTGGCATGAGTGCTGACAATATTGAGAAAATTGAACTATTGACCAATCCTTCTGCCAGATATGATGTTGATGGCACCGCTGGAATTATCAATATTGTTCTGTCTAAAAATGAAGCATTAGGGCTACGTGGCTCCATCAATTTAAGTGCTGGATATGGTGAAGGTCCCAAACAGACAACAGGGTTTACCTTAACCTATGGTTCTGAACGCTCAAACCTTTTTGGCTCCTACACTTTTTCATATGATGATTTTTTTCATGGCTGGATTGGCCGCGGTGTTACGGATTTACCTGTCTTGGGAGGTAATACGGAAATAGTTTTCCAGAGCGATATGTACCAGATAAATCGCAGTCATAATTTTAATGTAGGATACGAGTATAAGTTGTCAGAAACTTCATTAATAGGTACAAATTTGGTATACAATCAATCAAGTCCATTAACTTCAACAAGAAATCGAGGGTTGTACGATTTCACCATTGATCCTTTTTTAGAAGCGCAAATTCGATTGGATGGCGATGGCATGTGGGAAAACCTTAACGCTTCCATGTATTTTGAAACAAAGAAGGAGAAAAACACATTTGCAGTGACCGCAGATTACATTAATTACAACAATCAATCCCCAAATAGGGTCAACAGCTCCTATTTTGATGAAGATGGCGTCCAATTTCAACCTGAAAGTGAAATATATAATGAAGGGAATCGTGGTTTCAGTGAAACCAATATTAACCTTGGCGTATTAAAACTAGACTACAAACACATTTTAAGTAAGGATGTGTCAATGGAATTTGGTCTTAAAACATCACTTTCAAAAACGGTGAATGATGCCAAAATTGAAATACTCGAAGGAGATACTTTTATATCTGATGAACGTTTTATCAATAACATAGAGAATGAGGAGAAAATTGGGGCAGTATACTCCCTTGCGGATTTCCATCTAAATAAAAAACTAAAAGCGCAACTTGGTTTACGCTATGAATATTGGGACCAAAATTTTGATGATAGTAGCTTAAATCGAAGTTTCGGCAAACTATTTCCCTCAATTTTTATTACTCATGCCCTATCAGACACTACTGCCTTAAGCCTAGCGTATACAAAACGTATTACAAGACCAAACTACAGCGATTTGGCGTCTTCCCTTACTTATAATGGGCCAACATCTGTTTTTAGTGGAAATCCCCAATTGTTGCCTGCCATAACTGATAATATAACCCTTACGTATAACAATAAATCCTTTAGTTTTTCTGTATTGGCCTCAAAGGAAGAAAACCAGATTGCCCGTTTTCAAGTTACCAGAAATGAAGCCAGCACTATTGCCGTAATAGCACCTGTAAATTTGCAATACCAAAGAAGTCTGGATATACAGACAAACATTCCAATCAACATTAGCAATTGGTGGAACATAAACCTAAATGGTACTGCAGGAATACGAAGCTTTAAATTGTTACATACCGATGAAAAGTTAAAACATAATTATTCGCACTATAATTTCAATGGGAACCAAACCTTTTTACTTCCAAAAAATCTCTCATTGGAACTTTCCGGATGGTATACATCACAACATTTTAATGCCAGTATTCGGGTTGAAGGCTTTGGAAGCTTAAATGCTGGGATTAAAAAAGAATTCAAAAATGGAAGTAGCCTACAATTTTCAGTAACCGATATTTTTGAAAGCATAGATATTGAATCAAGAATAGGAACCTTGACCAGAGAGGCTTTTGGTGACGAATTTTTGGTCAATTATAGCCCTGAATCAGGATTTTCAAGAATTTATAGAATTAGCTTCTCCTATCCTTTTGGTAACAAAAAGGTAAAAGGAACCAACACTAGAAGTGGCGCCGATGTTGAAAAATCAAGGATTTAG
- a CDS encoding sensor histidine kinase: MTTGRLSSNTVTASLTFIERYKIHHVLFWAVYHFTWWTIFSGSVTEVFQSVTEPHGIVKYLGYVLYQAAGVYFCLYVLIPRLLQKRKYIVFFLSTVGVVVLMATLITSNYFLAARVADMSVYDLFKISPESPISIFKYNALPSCVGAVTLGMSIKLTKIWIASQKRQQVLEKEKLETELKFLKSQFNPHFLFNTINSIFVLINKNPEMASESLVKFSSLLRYQLYECNSNQIPLQNELAYIESFMELESLRQNNNFELTSNISKREGERFTIAPFILIPFIENAFKHLSEDFKLKKWMRLDIYMDGKKLQFELENSANFEFQNTLDEMHVYGGLGLKNVKRRLDIIYPDSHTLVVTKGKDSYSVKLEIVLLGEEGTVLKKVGA; encoded by the coding sequence ATGACAACTGGAAGACTATCATCAAATACAGTAACCGCTTCGTTAACGTTCATAGAACGTTATAAAATACATCATGTCCTGTTTTGGGCGGTGTATCATTTTACATGGTGGACCATATTCTCCGGAAGTGTAACAGAAGTGTTTCAATCCGTTACAGAACCTCATGGAATTGTAAAATATCTAGGATATGTCCTCTACCAAGCAGCTGGCGTTTATTTCTGCTTATATGTTTTAATTCCTAGACTACTTCAAAAAAGGAAATACATTGTTTTTTTCCTTTCTACAGTAGGTGTTGTAGTATTAATGGCCACATTGATTACCTCCAATTATTTTTTAGCGGCAAGGGTTGCAGATATGTCGGTATACGATTTGTTTAAGATTTCACCGGAAAGCCCCATTTCAATTTTTAAATACAATGCACTTCCTTCATGTGTTGGAGCCGTGACCTTGGGTATGAGTATAAAACTTACAAAGATTTGGATCGCTTCCCAAAAAAGGCAACAGGTCCTTGAAAAGGAAAAGCTTGAAACTGAGCTAAAATTCTTGAAATCGCAATTTAATCCACACTTTTTATTTAATACGATCAATTCAATATTTGTATTGATCAACAAGAACCCTGAAATGGCTTCTGAGTCATTGGTCAAGTTTTCAAGTTTGCTGCGATATCAATTGTATGAATGCAACAGTAATCAAATTCCGCTGCAAAACGAATTGGCCTATATTGAAAGTTTTATGGAGCTGGAAAGCCTTCGTCAAAACAATAATTTTGAACTTACATCCAATATTTCCAAAAGGGAAGGAGAACGTTTCACCATTGCTCCATTTATATTGATTCCCTTTATAGAAAATGCCTTTAAGCATCTTTCAGAGGATTTTAAACTTAAAAAATGGATGCGTTTGGATATCTATATGGATGGGAAAAAATTACAATTTGAACTTGAGAATAGTGCAAACTTTGAATTCCAAAACACATTGGATGAGATGCATGTATATGGCGGTTTAGGATTAAAAAACGTAAAGCGAAGATTGGATATTATCTACCCAGATTCCCATACCTTGGTCGTTACAAAAGGAAAAGATAGCTATTCGGTAAAATTGGAAATCGTTTTGCTAGGTGAAGAGGGAACCGTACTTAAAAAAGTAGGCGCATGA